One window of the Erigeron canadensis isolate Cc75 unplaced genomic scaffold, C_canadensis_v1 Conyza_canadensis_unscaffolded:43, whole genome shotgun sequence genome contains the following:
- the LOC122584572 gene encoding uncharacterized protein LOC122584572, which translates to MSDQHNKEEEHDQHNEKEIIFPEDSMDISDQIGRALEMYTPLLLKKLNQTMEGAMNDHIAQMIREEVAFNVQRELEKRDGKGKDKKDEAEKEVEVTGEKFYKKKFSFKDFDVCHPPEFHGDRNPIVCTRWVSEIEGSFRTSQCPEDLKVVFVVSMLRYKGKRWWDNLLTVEKGALDNVDWPEFKAMFFKEFRSEAKVTRLRSEFLNDSQGTLSLMGFRSQFLDKAQFCPEFSENEQLLKEQFYLKLKKNLREKISLRQMESFSMLCDVARDYEIEQSRVDEGELKRKNHPGSCREKACYNCGKTGHVSRDCKARPHKPIICFKCFEEGHIKSSCPKLTEEERQEERRKEAERRNTLAHGNPRGRSFQLTVEQAKNTDDVITGTFLMYNVLMRILFDSGANRSFVATRVIHVIPTSKSSLDHILQVEVGNGRTNLVKDVYKNCEIKIVAEIFQANLIPFPMGEFDIILGMDWLSTCNAKISCDEKFISLKTSKGEDMVVYGDKSGHPISVCTFARAQRYLSHGCHAYLAHIVDVEKKPLPIEDIPIVRDFVDVFPDDLPGVPPERQVEFL; encoded by the exons ATGTCGGATCAACACAACAAGGAAGAAGAACATGACCAACACAACGAGAAAGAGATCATCTTCCCGGAAGATAGTATGGATATTTCCGATCAAATCGGAAGGGCATTGGAGATGTATACTCCACTTCTTCTCAAAAAGCTAAACCAAACTATGGAAGGGGCGATGAATGATCATATAGCCCAAATGATTAGGGAGGAGGTAGCCTTTAATGTTCAACGTGAACTTGAGAAGAGGGATGGTAAGGGGAAAGATAAGAAGGATGAAGCGGAGAAGGAGGTGGAGGTAACGGGGGAGAAATTCTACAAGAAAAAGTTCTCCTTCAAGGACTTTGACGTATGTCACCCACCCGAATTTCATGGTGACCGTAACCCCATTGTTTGTACTAGATGGGTGTCGGAGATTGAGGGGTCTTTTCGTACTAGTCAATGCCCCGAAGATCTTAAAGTTGTATTTGTCGTAAGCATGTTGAGATATAAGGGAAAGAGATGGTGGGACAACTTGTTGACGGTGGAGAAGGGAGCACTTGACAATGTGGATTGGCCCGAGTTCAAGGCCATGTTTTTCAAGGAATTTAGATCGGAAGCGAAGGTGACAAGATTGAGGAGTGAATTCCTCAATGACTCTCAAGGAACACTTAGTTTGATGGGGTTTCGTTCCCAATTTCTCGACAAGGCACAATTTTGCCCCGAGTTTTCTGAGAATGAACAATTGTTGAAGGAACAATTCTATTTGAAGCTCAAGAAAAATTTGAGGGAGAAAATAAGTTTGCGCCAAATGGAGTCCTTCTCCATGTTATGTGATGTAGCAAGAGATTACGAGATTGAACAATCAAGAGTTGATGAGGGTGAGTTAAAGAGGAA GAATCATCCCGGTTCATGTAGGGAAAAGGCTTGCTATAATTGTGGGAAGACGGGTCATGTGAGTCGAGATTGTAAGGCAAGGCCCCACAAACCGATCATTTGCTTCAAGTGCTTCGAGGAGGGTCATATCAAGAGCTCATGTCCCAAGCTCACCGAAGAAGAAAGACAAGAAGAAAGGAGGAAGGAGGCGGAAAGGAGGAATACGTTGGCACATGGAAATCCAAGAGGGAGGTCATTTCAACTCACCGTTGAACAAGCTAAGAATACCGATGACGTCATCACAGGTACATTTCTTATGTATAATGTACTTATGCGTATTCTTTTCGATTCTGGAGCAaatagatcatttgttgcaACTAGGGTGATCCATGTTATTCCCACGTCTAAGTCAAGTCTAGATCATATATTGCAAGTTGAGGTTGGGAATGGTAGGACGAACTTAGTAAAGGATGTGTATAAGAATTGTGAAATTAAGATAGTTGCGGAAATTTTTCAAGCTAACCTAATTCCTTTCCCTATGGGAGAATTTGATATAATCTTGGGTATGGATTGGCTAAGCACTTGCAACGCCAAGATTTCATGTGACGAAAAATTTATCTCTTTGAAGACTTCTAAGGGGGAGGATATGGTGGTATATGGTGATAAAAGTGGACATCCTATATCCGTTTGTACTTTTGCCCGTGCCCAACGATATTTGTCACATGGATGTCATGCCTATCTTGCTCACATAGTTGATGTTGAGAAGAAACCCTTGCCTATTGAAGATATTCCTATAGTTCGCGACTTTGTTGACGTTTTTCCCGATGACTTGCCAGGTGTTCCTCCCGAACGGCAAGTTGAGTttttgtaa